TATTTCAATTATTTATATTTTGATTGTGGTGGGCATGGTTTTTGTTTTGCTTTCAATACCAAATAAATATCAAGCAAAGGGAACATATGCACCTGCTGAAGATATGCAAAGTTCATCTCTAGGCTCTCTAGGAGGCTCTCTCGGTGGGCTTGCGAGTATGGCTGGTTTAAACCTTGGTGGCGGAAAGCGAGATAATCTTCAGCTCGCTTTAGAGGTTATTAAATCAAAAACATTTATTTATAAAATTATTGATAAACATGAACTAGATGTTGAAGTTTTTGCTGCGAAATCTTGGGATCCTATTTCGTTAAAACTTGAGATAGATAGTGAAATTTATGATGTTCAAAATAAAAAGTGGGTTAGAAAAGTAAAAGCGCCTAAAACTCTTATTCCAAGTGATTTTGAGTTATATGAAGAGTTTCGCTCTAACTTAAGTGTTAGCTGGGATGAGAAAACGAATATTGTGAAAATTGGTTATATTCATGTTTCTCCATATGTGGCACAAAAAGTCGTAAATATTGTCATCAATGAAATAAATGACATGCTACAGAATAAGGAAATCAAAGAAGCGAATGTGTCAATTGATTTGCTTAGAGAGGCGATAACGAAAACTAACTATGCAGAAATGAGAGGGTTATTGTATGAGTTGGTTCAAGAGCAAACAAAAAGACTTCTTCTAGCAAAAACAAAAGAGCATTATGTGTTTGAACCAATTGACTTACCAATTATTGCGGAAAATAAGCACTCGCCAAAGCGCGCCTTGATTCTAATTATATTTACTTTTGTCTATGGTCTTTTAGCATTGCTCTACTTGGTAATTAGGCCTAAGTTAACGAAATGATGTTTTTTAAGTTAACTGGCTATTTATTAGTAGTCTGTATAACGGTATTTACTACAGAGTATTTTGACGTATTTAAAAAGGATGCGACAGAAACGTATCTGCTTTATGAGCCAAATATAAGTGTCGACTACGAGATCTTAAAAGATATTGGTCGAGACAAAGGTGTTAAATTATCAGGGGCTTTATCGAAGAAAGAAGATAGAGAGTACAAAGCACTTTCAAGACTGAATAATAATAACTTTCTTTCTTCAATAGCTCATTCATGTGGAATTGAAATCGAAGATGAGTCTGTTCCGTTAGCAAAATATTCAGGAGTAAGACGACATATAATTTATAAGTTTTCTGTTATTACATTCAGTGGACCGTTTGCCGGAAAAGGTGAGTGTTTACTGGATGCTTTTAACAAAACACTCGACGTTACTTATAAGCAGGATATTGCAAAGCAGCTAGATAATATCTCTAAGCTTGACATAGATGCATATGGACAAGAAATAAAACTATTTATCAGTGATAAAAAAGAATACCTTGAAGTGTTATCTAAATTACATTCAACAGACGCGCGTAATTATACCTTTTGGCAAATAAATCAATCTAATTCCTATGCATCAACACTAGCAGACTCTATTTCTTTTTCAGCTATCCTTATGATATTGTGGTTTTTTATTGTTCGTTTATTTAAAACTGCTTAGGTTGAGTGTTGAAGGCTATGAAGCATTATTTTTTATTTTTTATTTGTTTTTTCATTCTGTCCTGTTCTGATGAGGATAGAGTGGAGAGCGACTTAATTTTAACTGATGATAATTTCCAGATTAAAATTAATACTGCCGTGCAACTTCCCATATTTTCAAATGATACGGGCATTACTCCAAACTCTCAGCTTAGCCTTGCTACAAACCTTACCGAGAAAGGAGGAGAAATTAGCCTAACTAGCAATAAAGTTCTCTATAAGCCAGCACAAAACTTTATTGGTATAGATACTTTTAGGTATCAAATTGTTGAATTTGGAATAATACATTCAGCAACAGTTAATATTGAAGTGCAAAAAGCAGGTGTAGAATCGAGCTTTTTAAGCAGCAAGCACTTTGTTGCTGGTGAAGATTTATCATTAGATATCACATTTGACTCAATTGTTTATGATTTATCTGAAGAAAATGTTAAGTTTTATTTGGATCACGAAATAATGTCATCGCTGCTAGATATTACCCATGGTGAAAATAAAACTACTTTAAAGTTAACTTTTAAATTCCCTGAAAATCATGATTTTATTAGGAAGCAATCGGGTGAGGTTAACGTTAATTTCCCTGTATATATAGAGTCTAAAGTAACAGAAAACTACCTGTATTATTCACGCCCCAGAATGGCTCAATTAAACTGGCCGCAAAGAAGCCTTTTTAAAAATGAACAGTCATTAGATGCAGCATCAAGAAATAGTATTGACTTTTATTGGTTAAATCTTGGTGAGTGGCATGTGCCTGAGCAATTAAATTGGCAAGAAAACCCATTTAATAACATTAGTTGGGTGATGTTCTTTAATAGCTTAGGTTGGTTAACTTCATACGGAGAACTATATTTACAAACTACTGAGCAACATTATTTAGATCTAATCGAAAAACATATAATTAGTTATAACAAACGTTTTTCAGCTGAACATGATTTGACGAATGAGCTCTCTTACCGTGAAGATGCGGTGTCGTTGAGGGTTAACCATTTGCTATATATCTATTTGAACCTTAGACAACACCTATCACAACCAGCGATAACAGCTCTTGAAGAGTTAATCTCGAAAGATATTCGAATGCTGTCTGTCTATGTTGCAGATCCTCAGTATGATGATGATAACCATGGATTAATACAGGCAAAATCAGCGCTTAACCTATATGCGGTTTTTCCTTATAAACCAGAGCTTGAACACGTTTTAGAAAAGGCATCTTTACGAGTTGAAAAAGCATCAGGTTACATGTTTGATAGCATAAGTGGTCAAAATATTGAGCAATCACCAGAGTATCATTATGTTGGTGTTTCTATGTTGCTTGAGGCTATGGCTCAATTTAAAAGCTTAGA
This region of Pseudoalteromonas spongiae UST010723-006 genomic DNA includes:
- a CDS encoding lipopolysaccharide biosynthesis protein; protein product: MFKKLSNFIGLKEFLTISIIYILIVVGMVFVLLSIPNKYQAKGTYAPAEDMQSSSLGSLGGSLGGLASMAGLNLGGGKRDNLQLALEVIKSKTFIYKIIDKHELDVEVFAAKSWDPISLKLEIDSEIYDVQNKKWVRKVKAPKTLIPSDFELYEEFRSNLSVSWDEKTNIVKIGYIHVSPYVAQKVVNIVINEINDMLQNKEIKEANVSIDLLREAITKTNYAEMRGLLYELVQEQTKRLLLAKTKEHYVFEPIDLPIIAENKHSPKRALILIIFTFVYGLLALLYLVIRPKLTK
- a CDS encoding heparinase II/III domain-containing protein; protein product: MKHYFLFFICFFILSCSDEDRVESDLILTDDNFQIKINTAVQLPIFSNDTGITPNSQLSLATNLTEKGGEISLTSNKVLYKPAQNFIGIDTFRYQIVEFGIIHSATVNIEVQKAGVESSFLSSKHFVAGEDLSLDITFDSIVYDLSEENVKFYLDHEIMSSLLDITHGENKTTLKLTFKFPENHDFIRKQSGEVNVNFPVYIESKVTENYLYYSRPRMAQLNWPQRSLFKNEQSLDAASRNSIDFYWLNLGEWHVPEQLNWQENPFNNISWVMFFNSLGWLTSYGELYLQTTEQHYLDLIEKHIISYNKRFSAEHDLTNELSYREDAVSLRVNHLLYIYLNLRQHLSQPAITALEELISKDIRMLSVYVADPQYDDDNHGLIQAKSALNLYAVFPYKPELEHVLEKASLRVEKASGYMFDSISGQNIEQSPEYHYVGVSMLLEAMAQFKSLDIEVPAVLEKTLINAVTHGMYFLYNNGEIPAIGDSYSDKYWEYFVKRYYEILNVPIDEFEQFLVYGQKALSDLRVSPQERLVIAKSDSSNEKFTKVFFDAGPKRVVHGHFDNMNLVGMLDGHKLLVDSGGPYNYTGKGRQYFWNASAHNIVTINGFEQNEVDAELHFYEDKNEFLQFSGTQPSRNSALHTRAVLLPKESENAIIVVDLASANSSSNLFKEYWHFPASSRLRLLNQDTSEIVLDNGKKYLNLSYGNNELCEVVEGQYDRNGIPKLGWVTRKYNDATAAPVKVCESTSNTYFKLNIFISEDAFQSFQVLEKNADYLAFELNSKKYNFSKQQARFNVL